In one Methanobrevibacter sp. genomic region, the following are encoded:
- a CDS encoding methanogenesis marker 6 protein, with protein sequence MSQNLTMSPDLGTEDWDPDVITRMIFIGPGAHVSEQEIVTAFHMLDLPLTIKNTCYGSMISGKSEDVYKAIEEIRKLDPNHIFTKERGFAPGDPRRCRGHRFGPREGFHQMEKEYRILGFVANALEERKDVKLEPKKPVDVDEFEKIMNECLDKKE encoded by the coding sequence ATGTCACAGAATCTAACCATGAGTCCTGATTTGGGAACAGAAGATTGGGATCCTGATGTAATTACTCGTATGATTTTTATTGGGCCAGGAGCTCATGTAAGTGAACAGGAAATTGTTACAGCATTTCATATGCTTGATTTGCCACTTACAATTAAAAATACCTGTTATGGATCTATGATTAGTGGAAAAAGTGAGGATGTCTATAAGGCTATTGAAGAAATCAGAAAATTAGATCCAAATCACATTTTCACAAAAGAAAGAGGATTCGCTCCGGGTGATCCTAGACGTTGTAGAGGTCATAGATTCGGTCCAAGAGAAGGTTTCCATCAAATGGAAAAAGAATATAGAATACTTGGTTTTGTTGCTAATGCTCTAGAAGAACGTAAGGATGTAAAATTAGAGCCTAAAAAACCAGTTGATGTTGATGAATTTGAAAAAATCATGAATGAATGTTTAGATAAAAAAGAATAG